Proteins from a genomic interval of Quercus lobata isolate SW786 chromosome 11, ValleyOak3.0 Primary Assembly, whole genome shotgun sequence:
- the LOC115969553 gene encoding respiratory burst oxidase homolog protein E-like isoform X2, with protein MRLSASSGSSSKRTNYSRSFELPDDLDDSSIISGGGGAMLPIFLSGLGRQSNSQDLVEVTLELEDDSVVVCSVTPTRELERNLSITSRIRRKFPWLRSSTNASETASEDEAEENTIMSARDARRIKASLQRSRSNAQQALKGLRFISTSTSTRACDSEELWRKVESRFRKLAKDGLLSRDDFGECIGMVDSKEFAVGIFDALARRRRQKIAKITKEELRDFWLQISDQSFDARLQIFFDMADINEDGRITREEIQELIMLSASANKLSKLKEQAEDYASLIMEELDPENLGYIELWQLETLLLQRDNYMNYSRPLSTASVGWSQNLGSFRPKNVMRRVTGTLRSHILENWQRGWILMLWFFVMAGLFAWKFNQYRNKAAFQVMGYCVAAAKGAAETLKLNMALILLPVCRNTLTWLRSTRARSFIPFDDNINFHKTIACAIVLGIFIHAGTHLACDFPRIINSSPEDFALIASDFGNTRPTYKGLLSGVEGVTGIAMVVLMAISFTLATRGFRRNLVKLPAPFNRLTGFNAFWYSHHLLGLVYILLIVHGTFLFLAHKWDQKTAWMYISVPLLLYIAERSVRTCRSEHYSVKVLKVSVLPGNVFSLVMSKPQGFKYESGQYIFLQCPTISPFEWHPFSITSAPGDDYLIVHIRIVGDWTQELKRIFAEGTHLPPSIIGPAKLSTLLEQKDQTSQPRLLVDGPYGAPAQDYKNYDVLLLVGLGIGATPFISILRDLLNNTTEEHQDSTTETSRSDDSLNSFTSSNVTPGSGNKKLQRVKSAHFYWVTREPGSFEWFKGVMDQVAEMDHKGQIELHNYLTSVYEEHDARSTLITMVQALNHAKHGVDILSGTRVRTHFARPNWKEVCTKIASKHPYATGFSTVGCQFWQRS; from the exons ATGAGGTTATCGGCGTCGTCGGGATCGTCGTCGAAGCGAACCAATTACAGCCGGTCATTCGAGTTACCGGACGATCTCGACGACTCCTCCATCATCAGTGGCGGTGGCGGAGCAATGCTGCCGATATTTCTCAGCGGCCTTGGACGACAGAGCAATTCGCAAGACTTAGTTGAAGTCACGCTAGAGCTCGAGGACGACTCAGTCGTCGTGTGCAGCGTAACTCCGACGAGAGAACTCGAGAGGAACCTGTCGATTACGTCGAGGATTCGCCGGAAATTCCCGTGGCTGAGATCTTCGACTAACGCGTCGGAAACTGCTTCGGAAGATGAGGCAGAGGAGAACACGATCATGTCGGCTCGCGATGCTCGAAGAATCAAAGCGAGTCTTCAACGATCGCGATCGAACGCGCAGCAAGCTCTGAAAGGACTTAGATTCATCAGCACTAGTACAAGTACTAGAGCTTGCGATTCCGAAGAGTTATGGAGAAAAGTTGAGTCCAGATTTCGTAAACTCGCTAAGGACGGTTTGCTTTCTCGAGATGACTTCGGTGAATGCATAG GAATGGTTGACTCGAAAGAGTTTGCGGTTGGGATATTCGATGCATTGGCACGGAGGAGGAGACAGAAGATAGCGAAGATAACGAAAGAAGAGCTACGCGATTTCTGGTTACAGATTTCGGACCAGAGTTTTGACGCGCGACTTCAGATTTTCTTTGACAT GGCGGATATCAATGAGGACGGAAGAATTACAAGGGAGGAGATTCAAGAG CTTATAATGCTCAGTGCTTCTGCAAACAAGCTATCCAAGTTGAAAGAACAGGCTGAAGACTACGCTTCGTTGATAATGGAAGAACTAGATCCAGAAAATCTAGGATATATTGAG TTATGGCAGTTAGAAACGCTGCTCCTACAAAGAGACAATTACATGAACTATAGCAGACCACTGAGCACAGCGAGTGTAGGCTGGAGTCAGAACCTTGGTTCCTTTAGACCCAAGAATGTGATGCGAAGAGTAACCGGAACACTAAGGAGTCACATACTAGAGAATTGGCAGAGAGGCTGGATTTTGATGTTGTGGTTCTTTGTCATGGCTGGCCTTTTCGCCTGGAAATTCAACCAATATAGAAATAAAGCAGCATTTCAAGTCATGGGCTATTGCGTGGCAGCTGCAAAAGGGGCTGCAGAGACTCTGAAACTCAacatggctctcatcctcttACCAGTTTGTCGAAACACTCTCACATGGCTTCGGTCCACAAGAGCCAGGTCCTTTATCCCCTTTGACGACAACATTAATTTCCACAAG ACGATTGCATGTGCTATAGTCCTTGGAATCTTCATTCATGCGGGAACCCATCTAGCATGTGACTTTCCTCGCATTATAAACTCATCTCCGGAAGATTTTGCCTTGATAGCTTCCGATTTCGGAAACACAAGACCCACATACAAAGGCCTTTTGAGCGGGGTTGAAGGGGTGACTGGGATTGCTATGGTGGTCTTAATGGCTATCTCTTTCACATTAGCAACACGAGGCTTCCGGAGAAATCTGGTGAAGCTGCCTGCACCATTTAACAGATTGACGGGGTTTAATGCATTCTGGTACTCTCATCACCTTCTTGGTCTTGTCTATATTTTGCTAATTGTTCATGGAACTTTCTTGTTCTTGGCGCACAAGTGGGATCAAAAAACG GCATGGATGTACATCTCTGTTCCATTGTTGCTCTACATAGCAGAGCGGAGCGTGCGAACGTGTAGATCAGAGCATTATTCAGTTAAAGTATTAAAG GTTTCAGTACTACCAGGAAATGTTTTTAGTTTAGTCATGTCCAAGCCTCAGGGATTTAAGTACGAAAGTGGGCAATACATATTTCTACAATGCCCAACAATCTCTCCATTTGAATG GCATCCATTTTCCATCACTTCAGCACCAGGAGATGACTACCTAATTGTTCACATCCGGATAGTAGGTGACTGGACACAAGAATTGAAGCGAATTTTTGCCGAGGGTACTCATTTACCACCATCTATTATTGGTCCAGCCAAACTTAGTACTCTACTCGAGCAAAAGGATCAGACAAG CCAACCAAGACTGCTAGTTGATGGACCATATGGGGCTCCAGCACAGGACTACAAAAATTATGATGTCTTGCTCCTAGTAGGACTTGGAATTGGAGCTACTCCTTTTATAAGCATCCTTAGAGATCTTCTAAACAATACAACAGAAGAACATCAG GATTCAACCACAGAAACGAGTAGATCAGATGACAGCCTGAATAGTTTTACATCTTCAAATGTGACACCAGGAAGCGGAAACAAGAAGTTGCAGAGGGTCAAAAGTGCTCATTTCTACTGGGTTACCAGGGAACCTGGATCATTTGAATGGTTTAAAGGAGTCATGGACCAAGTAGCAGAAATGGATCACAAA gGTCAAATTGAGCTGCACAACTACCTTACAAGTGTTTATGAAGAGCATGATGCGAGATCAACCCTGATCACAATGGTTCAAGCTCTGAACCATGCTAAACATGGCGTTGACATCCTATCCGGCACCCGA gTAAGGACGCACTTTGCTAGGCCTAATTGGAAAGAAGTATGCACTAAAATAGCTTCAAAGCATCCATACGCAACA GGGTTTTCTACTGTGGGTTGCCAGTTTTGGCAAAGGAGCTGA
- the LOC115969553 gene encoding respiratory burst oxidase homolog protein E-like isoform X1: MRLSASSGSSSKRTNYSRSFELPDDLDDSSIISGGGGAMLPIFLSGLGRQSNSQDLVEVTLELEDDSVVVCSVTPTRELERNLSITSRIRRKFPWLRSSTNASETASEDEAEENTIMSARDARRIKASLQRSRSNAQQALKGLRFISTSTSTRACDSEELWRKVESRFRKLAKDGLLSRDDFGECIGMVDSKEFAVGIFDALARRRRQKIAKITKEELRDFWLQISDQSFDARLQIFFDMADINEDGRITREEIQELIMLSASANKLSKLKEQAEDYASLIMEELDPENLGYIELWQLETLLLQRDNYMNYSRPLSTASVGWSQNLGSFRPKNVMRRVTGTLRSHILENWQRGWILMLWFFVMAGLFAWKFNQYRNKAAFQVMGYCVAAAKGAAETLKLNMALILLPVCRNTLTWLRSTRARSFIPFDDNINFHKTIACAIVLGIFIHAGTHLACDFPRIINSSPEDFALIASDFGNTRPTYKGLLSGVEGVTGIAMVVLMAISFTLATRGFRRNLVKLPAPFNRLTGFNAFWYSHHLLGLVYILLIVHGTFLFLAHKWDQKTAWMYISVPLLLYIAERSVRTCRSEHYSVKVLKVSVLPGNVFSLVMSKPQGFKYESGQYIFLQCPTISPFEWHPFSITSAPGDDYLIVHIRIVGDWTQELKRIFAEGTHLPPSIIGPAKLSTLLEQKDQTSQPRLLVDGPYGAPAQDYKNYDVLLLVGLGIGATPFISILRDLLNNTTEEHQDSTTETSRSDDSLNSFTSSNVTPGSGNKKLQRVKSAHFYWVTREPGSFEWFKGVMDQVAEMDHKGQIELHNYLTSVYEEHDARSTLITMVQALNHAKHGVDILSGTRVRTHFARPNWKEVCTKIASKHPYATVGVFYCGLPVLAKELKKLCHELSHKTSTRFEFHKEYF, from the exons ATGAGGTTATCGGCGTCGTCGGGATCGTCGTCGAAGCGAACCAATTACAGCCGGTCATTCGAGTTACCGGACGATCTCGACGACTCCTCCATCATCAGTGGCGGTGGCGGAGCAATGCTGCCGATATTTCTCAGCGGCCTTGGACGACAGAGCAATTCGCAAGACTTAGTTGAAGTCACGCTAGAGCTCGAGGACGACTCAGTCGTCGTGTGCAGCGTAACTCCGACGAGAGAACTCGAGAGGAACCTGTCGATTACGTCGAGGATTCGCCGGAAATTCCCGTGGCTGAGATCTTCGACTAACGCGTCGGAAACTGCTTCGGAAGATGAGGCAGAGGAGAACACGATCATGTCGGCTCGCGATGCTCGAAGAATCAAAGCGAGTCTTCAACGATCGCGATCGAACGCGCAGCAAGCTCTGAAAGGACTTAGATTCATCAGCACTAGTACAAGTACTAGAGCTTGCGATTCCGAAGAGTTATGGAGAAAAGTTGAGTCCAGATTTCGTAAACTCGCTAAGGACGGTTTGCTTTCTCGAGATGACTTCGGTGAATGCATAG GAATGGTTGACTCGAAAGAGTTTGCGGTTGGGATATTCGATGCATTGGCACGGAGGAGGAGACAGAAGATAGCGAAGATAACGAAAGAAGAGCTACGCGATTTCTGGTTACAGATTTCGGACCAGAGTTTTGACGCGCGACTTCAGATTTTCTTTGACAT GGCGGATATCAATGAGGACGGAAGAATTACAAGGGAGGAGATTCAAGAG CTTATAATGCTCAGTGCTTCTGCAAACAAGCTATCCAAGTTGAAAGAACAGGCTGAAGACTACGCTTCGTTGATAATGGAAGAACTAGATCCAGAAAATCTAGGATATATTGAG TTATGGCAGTTAGAAACGCTGCTCCTACAAAGAGACAATTACATGAACTATAGCAGACCACTGAGCACAGCGAGTGTAGGCTGGAGTCAGAACCTTGGTTCCTTTAGACCCAAGAATGTGATGCGAAGAGTAACCGGAACACTAAGGAGTCACATACTAGAGAATTGGCAGAGAGGCTGGATTTTGATGTTGTGGTTCTTTGTCATGGCTGGCCTTTTCGCCTGGAAATTCAACCAATATAGAAATAAAGCAGCATTTCAAGTCATGGGCTATTGCGTGGCAGCTGCAAAAGGGGCTGCAGAGACTCTGAAACTCAacatggctctcatcctcttACCAGTTTGTCGAAACACTCTCACATGGCTTCGGTCCACAAGAGCCAGGTCCTTTATCCCCTTTGACGACAACATTAATTTCCACAAG ACGATTGCATGTGCTATAGTCCTTGGAATCTTCATTCATGCGGGAACCCATCTAGCATGTGACTTTCCTCGCATTATAAACTCATCTCCGGAAGATTTTGCCTTGATAGCTTCCGATTTCGGAAACACAAGACCCACATACAAAGGCCTTTTGAGCGGGGTTGAAGGGGTGACTGGGATTGCTATGGTGGTCTTAATGGCTATCTCTTTCACATTAGCAACACGAGGCTTCCGGAGAAATCTGGTGAAGCTGCCTGCACCATTTAACAGATTGACGGGGTTTAATGCATTCTGGTACTCTCATCACCTTCTTGGTCTTGTCTATATTTTGCTAATTGTTCATGGAACTTTCTTGTTCTTGGCGCACAAGTGGGATCAAAAAACG GCATGGATGTACATCTCTGTTCCATTGTTGCTCTACATAGCAGAGCGGAGCGTGCGAACGTGTAGATCAGAGCATTATTCAGTTAAAGTATTAAAG GTTTCAGTACTACCAGGAAATGTTTTTAGTTTAGTCATGTCCAAGCCTCAGGGATTTAAGTACGAAAGTGGGCAATACATATTTCTACAATGCCCAACAATCTCTCCATTTGAATG GCATCCATTTTCCATCACTTCAGCACCAGGAGATGACTACCTAATTGTTCACATCCGGATAGTAGGTGACTGGACACAAGAATTGAAGCGAATTTTTGCCGAGGGTACTCATTTACCACCATCTATTATTGGTCCAGCCAAACTTAGTACTCTACTCGAGCAAAAGGATCAGACAAG CCAACCAAGACTGCTAGTTGATGGACCATATGGGGCTCCAGCACAGGACTACAAAAATTATGATGTCTTGCTCCTAGTAGGACTTGGAATTGGAGCTACTCCTTTTATAAGCATCCTTAGAGATCTTCTAAACAATACAACAGAAGAACATCAG GATTCAACCACAGAAACGAGTAGATCAGATGACAGCCTGAATAGTTTTACATCTTCAAATGTGACACCAGGAAGCGGAAACAAGAAGTTGCAGAGGGTCAAAAGTGCTCATTTCTACTGGGTTACCAGGGAACCTGGATCATTTGAATGGTTTAAAGGAGTCATGGACCAAGTAGCAGAAATGGATCACAAA gGTCAAATTGAGCTGCACAACTACCTTACAAGTGTTTATGAAGAGCATGATGCGAGATCAACCCTGATCACAATGGTTCAAGCTCTGAACCATGCTAAACATGGCGTTGACATCCTATCCGGCACCCGA gTAAGGACGCACTTTGCTAGGCCTAATTGGAAAGAAGTATGCACTAAAATAGCTTCAAAGCATCCATACGCAACAGTAG GGGTTTTCTACTGTGGGTTGCCAGTTTTGGCAAAGGAGCTGAAGAAGCTATGTCACGAGCTCAGTCACAAGACCTCTACACGATTCGAGTTTCACAAGGAGTATTTCTGA